The following are encoded together in the Plasmodium malariae genome assembly, chromosome: 1 genome:
- the PmUG01_01026500 gene encoding conserved Plasmodium protein, unknown function — MKNEENGEGSLNIPGYYYDKKKNRYFLIDNELKKQLKKEEFTRLINDAKNKNRQTKIEEHKEFVKKKFHQIHGIKEMKKKKKNANTHKSNIKNNENENYMLLNKNYNILNNEGKNLHLINNELTFLKRSVSENQNIYNIIMRIRNYNFMENSILSLPPIFINCNCCEYIHVQNLCELQSNYNSTDQQNEIKSLDNQKASHFLNIKRDDNIDVLLNDFKCFNLSQKLMDGNKRKYKLQLEEFNNELFNVNKKYRKQSICSNKTELVRSNYSSNKKIFPHRFSLQHVKRENIISNGCHSIDEHLLIPKMYGRTYERLNSYNIENIKSKITANRYKANFYYFFNSNNNNGSNYVSLDENSSMNEMNNTNNVSGRQWFTFNNASNDMNYLEPGDYPNIEEENLTVRNLDAITNETRVSKTYKPSESFFYLFSNPQYEDIIFSTTKENNFSFSLGAVDLNKFVQKNKKSPMNDIIHENVYYNTDTKYLCSYSKEQSELLCISPQLLSHFNIFNSEYIAYSSYANTKNEKSLMCLLSIKSFFQCTPKIETYNFISEINYFKLFPSMEDNYYTHKDINYSSTCTNDGYSYHHNNKIDKIFICGSFPSFSFSAIKDSVPYCIWDSKKLKVRDLLSLNEDITAYVDNILNAKQPLTYLTHENNSHKKLILHSKKGKEKGKKEIENEHENERKSSYDYYENDTKKKYDNKNKYYSKDLNNNNNLIHLSKWEASKKRHENFAEKSNYVVHNRLNKSSPKKLSTLNINDKARNYNKHNISHNFHALNSPKYNYNDNKKKGICCESVRKSNNNIFLCCNTEYLYLCDLRCNFLNTISKLKHNEGFVNKIYSLSNNYQYILSKTNNHIGLYDMRCVPYKCNDELKNNLLVTYERFIDNDNLKKHLNDFYVIDNEQYIVSLDTYTNSVYIYDIMNSTHKIINLDGNCEYSKTNILHSYINLSKIPYIYSRDEHNDDYYNYYKKIMNETKATDSKHINHFNPLKSYPKKDLFIGLNVQSILPIFYVKQKYSKHNFISINEGGFICTINI; from the coding sequence atgaagaatgaAGAAAATGGAGAGGGTTCACTAAATATTCCTGGTTACTATtacgataaaaaaaaaaataggtattttttaattgataaTGAACTAAAAAAGCaactaaaaaaagaagaatttactagattaataaatgatgcaaaaaacaaaaatcgCCAAACTAAAATAGAAGAACATAAAGAATTTGTCAAAAAGAAATTCCATCAAATTCATggaataaaagaaatgaaaaaaaaaaaaaaaaatgctaacACACATAAatctaatattaaaaataacgaaaacgaaaattatatgcttttaaataaaaattacaatattttaaataatgagggaaaaaatttgcatttaattaataatgaattaacttttttaaaaagaagtGTGTCTGAAAaccaaaatatatacaatatcaTTATGCGcataagaaattataattttatggaAAACTCCATTTTAAGCTTACCacccatttttattaattgtaACTGTTGCGAATATATTCACGTACAAAATTTGTGTGAGTTGCAGTCTAATTACAATTCAACGGATCAACAAAATGAAATCAAAAGCTTAGACAACCAAAAAGCttcccattttttaaatattaaaagggATGATAATATTGATGTTTTATTGAACGATTTTAAATGCTTTAATTTAAGCCAAAAACTAATGGatggaaataaaagaaaatataaattacaattaGAAGAGtttaataatgaattatttaaCGTAAACAAAAAGTATCGAAAACAGAGTATATGTAGTAATAAAACAGAACTCGTTAGAAGTAATTATAGTTCAAACAAGAAAATTTTTCCTCATAGATTTTCATTGCAACATGTAAAACGTGAAAACATTATATCAAATGGATGTCATAGTATAGACGAACATTTACTAATTCCAAAAATGTATGGCCGAACATACGAAAGGTTGAACTCTTATAacatagaaaatataaaatcaaaaataaCAGCGAATAGATACAAagcaaatttttattatttttttaacagcAATAACAACAATGGCAGTAATTATGTAAGTTTAGATGAAAATAGCAGCATGAATGAAATGAATAATACTAATAACGTAAGTGGGCGCCAGTGGTTTACGTTTAATAATGCATCAAATGATATGAATTACCTAGAACCCGGAGATTATCCCAATATTGAAGAAGAGAACTTAACAGTTAGGAATTTAGATGCAATTACAAATGAAACACGTGTTTCAAAAACGTATAAACCTTCcgaatcttttttttatttatttagtaATCCACAGTATGAAGATATCATTTTCAGCACTACgaaggaaaataatttttcatttagttTAGGGGCTGTTGATTTGAACAAATttgttcaaaaaaataaaaagtctCCTATGAATGACATAATTCATGAAAATGTTTACTACAATACGGATAccaaatatttatgtagcTATTCTAAAGAACAAAGTGAACTTCTATGTATTTCCCCACAATTATTAtcacattttaatatattcaattcTGAATATATTGCTTATTCATCTTAtgcaaatacaaaaaatgaaaaaagctTAATGTGTTTACTAAGtataaaatcattttttcaGTGCACTCCCAAAATagaaacatataattttataagtgAAATAAATTACTTTAAATTGTTTCCATCTATGGaagataattattatacGCATAAGGATATCAATTATAGTAGTACATGTACAAACGATGGTTATTCATATCAtcataacaataaaattgataaaattttcatatgtGGATCCTTCCCAAGCTTTAGTTTTAGTGCAATAAAAGATTCTGTTCCTTACTGTATTTGGGATAGTAAGAAATTAAAAGTTCGCGATTTGCTATCATTAAACGAAGATATAACAGCATATGTTGACAACATTTTAAATGCAAAACAACCCCTTACATATTTAACACATGAAAATAATTCTCACAAAAAACTGATATTGCATTcaaaaaaaggtaaagaaaaaggaaaaaaggaaattgaGAATGAACATGAGAATGAAAGAAAATCTTCGTATGACTATTATGAGAAtgataccaaaaaaaaatatgataataaaaataaatattatagtaaagacttaaataacaataacaaccTAATTCATTTAAGTAAGTGGGAAGCATCAAAAAAACGACATGAAAATTTTGCAGAAAAATCAAACTATGTAGTCCATAACCGTTTGAATAAAAGTAGtccaaaaaaattatctacTTTAAACATAAATGATAAAGCGAGAAATTATAATAAGCATAATATTTCCCATAATTTCCATGCACTAAATTCTCCGAAATACAATTACAatgacaataaaaaaaaaggtatttgTTGTGAAAGTGTACGaaaatcaaataataatatttttttatgctgCAATAcagaatatttatatctgTGCGATTTACgttgcaattttttaaatacaataTCCAAACTTAAACACAATGAAGgatttgtaaataaaatttattcattaagTAACAACTATCAATACATATTATCAAAAACTAATAATCATATAGGACTGTATGATATGCGCTGTGTACCTTATAAATGTAAtgatgaattaaaaaataatttactaGTTACGTATGAAAGATTTATAGATAATGATAATCTAAAAAAGCATCTGAAcgatttttatgttatagaTAATGAACAGTACATTGTTTCTCTAGACACATACACAAATtccgtatatatatatgacatTATGAATTCTACACATAAAATAATCAATTTAGATGGAAATTGTGAATATTCAAAAACGAACATTTTGCATagttacataaatttatcaaaaataccatatatatattcacgtGATGAACATAACGatgattattataattattataaaaaaataatgaatgaaACAAAAGCAACTGAtagtaaacatataaatcATTTCAATCCTTTAAAATCTTACCCCAAGAAGGACTTATTTATAGGTTTAAATGTTCAATCAATATTAcccattttttatgttaaacaGAAATATAGTaagcataattttatttcaataaatGAAGGGGGGTTTATTTgtactataaatatataa
- the PmUG01_01026600 gene encoding acetyltransferase, putative, translated as MTREFLTVDKLEDKEVENKSSFSLKKTDLQLEMNEDVSKENANNDEMHSLLNKNTIYQTLIINNKEIAIYQYKTFPKNCLKSVYELLSSELSEPYNIFLLKTILKNHSEISLMSLLDDDCVGTVISKIITKYKNDEPTTFGYICMIAVHKSLRNCGLGTYLLNETIRLMQNQYGINEVYLEAEATNDPTLHFYEKNGFIRVKRKPYYYLSGVDAFKLKKKL; from the exons atgaCTAGAGAGTTTCTAACAGTAGATAAATTAGAAGATAAAGAAGTTGAGAATAaatcttctttttccttaaaGAAAACTGATTTACAATTAGAAATGAATGAAGATGTATCTAAAGAAAATGCAAATAATGATGAAATGCATAgtttgttaaataaaaatactatttatCAAACATtgataattaataataaggaAATTGCTATTTACCAATATAAAACATTCccaaaaaattgtttaaagAGTGTATATGAATTGTTAAGTAGCGAATTATCCGAgccatataatattttcttactTAAAACAATTCTAAAGAACCATAGCGAAATTTCTTTAATG TCCTTATTAGATGATGACTGTGTTGGCACTGTAATAAGCAAAATTATCacaaaatacaaaaatgatGAACCAACAACCTTtggatatatat GTATGATAGCTGTTCATAAATCTCTTAGAAATTGTGGTCTAG gCACATATTTGTTAAATGAAACGATAAGACTAATGCAGAATCAGTATGGCATAAATGag gTTTACCTTGAAGCAGAAGCCACTAATGATCCTACATTac atttttatgaaaaaaacgGATTCATTAGAGTAAAAAGGAAACCTTACTATTATTTGAGTGGCGTTGATGCCttcaagttaaaaaaaaaattataa